The genomic interval TCAATATCTATTGACACTCCTGACAAGCTAGTTCTTTATGATAATTTAAGCATATTCTTGAAAAATAAAAAGGACACAGATCCTATTTTTGATAACATAAATTCTATGAGGGTCAACACCTTTCTTAGAAACATCGATCCTAAAAATGTACCGGGCCTAACAGCAAAGGTATTCAGAACATACATTGCAACGAATGTTGTTAAGCGATCTCTGCGTAATCCTCCAATCCTATTGAATAAGAATTCTTCAGAATTTGAAAAAACTTATGTTGCAAAGTATGCTAACTTACAAGCGGCCATTACATGTAATCATAAAAAAGGGGTCGATCCTAAAAATCCAAATGCAGTCTTGGCAAATCAAAGATTTGACGAATTAATAGGAAAAAAGATATCTACAATAAATTCAATCAAATCAGATTTAAAGAATAAGAAATGGAAGACCGAAAGTCAAAGAAAGAGACTAGTTGAAAGAATTGAAAAATTGGAGTATCAATTAAAACTACAAAGGGATACCAAGGAGTATAATCTAGGTACTTCGTTACGAAACTATATCGACCCGAGAGTATATAGATCCTGGATGAACTATGTTGATCTCGAATGGAAAAAATTGTATACAAGTACGCTTCAAAGAAAGTTTTTGTGGGTAGAATCGGTTAGCAAAAAAGATTTAAAATCGAATTTTAGCGTTTGACAAGGGTTGAAATTGATGGAAATTGAACAATAAAATACCGCATATAAAGTTCAAGGCCATCCTAAATAACAATAACAATGAGATTCTTTTTATGAACGATGTTGAACATGACAATCATAAATCGATGAAACTTCCAGAAGGAATGATATTATATGGTGAAGCACCTGAAAACGCGTTAAAAAGGACTATACTTGAGTATACGGATATCGAAGTAGAACCTCTAGCCTTATTGGGAATTTATTCTAGTATGACACTGGATGCAGGTAACACTATCCACTCAGTAACCATAGTATTTATTTGTCTTATTTTAGATCTTGGAAAGGAATCTAATAAATCAAATTGTGTATGGCTGTATAGGGATAATCATACAAAAATGCCCCTAAATGAAGAGGATAACAGAATTCTAAGGGATTACACTTTGTGGCGGGTAGACAAGTCAACTCACTGGACTAGTAAACTTTGTGATTGATAAATAGTATTACGGAGCAAAAGTTCTCATTGTGGCAATGGCGGATTCAGTAAGTTTTATCGTAAAAGCAGATGCATTATCTGACTGGATTTTTGATAATCTTTCTAAAAAGGCTGTCTTGTCTTTTCCCCTCTCAAACATTCCTCCTGATTCCTTAATACAGAGG from Candidatus Nitrosocosmicus hydrocola carries:
- a CDS encoding NUDIX domain-containing protein; the encoded protein is MNNKIPHIKFKAILNNNNNEILFMNDVEHDNHKSMKLPEGMILYGEAPENALKRTILEYTDIEVEPLALLGIYSSMTLDAGNTIHSVTIVFICLILDLGKESNKSNCVWLYRDNHTKMPLNEEDNRILRDYTLWRVDKSTHWTSKLCD